In Ramlibacter sp., the sequence GCCGCAGAATTGTGGGCCGCCATGGAAAACCCCCGCCCCGACAGGGCTACGGCCACCATGTGCATTCGTCCAAACACTCAAAAGGAGAGCCCATGCCCACCATCCGTGTCGAAATGTTCGAAGGCCGCACGCCCGAGCAGAAGAAGCACCTCGTTCGCGCCCTGACCCAGGCGGCCGTTGAAAGCCTGGGGCTCAAGCCCACGGCGGTGGATGTGATCCTTTACGAGGTCAAGAAGAGCGACTGGGCGACCGGTGGGGAGTTGTGGTCGGAGAAGAGCTAGTTTCTCGGGCAGTTTTCGCGTCCGGTGCCCCGCTCCGGACCGCGGTTTGTCGGCGACGGGTACCCGCCTCCGCTCGTGTCCCCCGGGCTGGGCTTCGCCCATCCCTCCTCCTTGACCTCGCTGCGGCGGGTACCCATCACCGCCAAACCGCTGCGTGCATGGCACGGACGCCGGGAACCGGGCGCGCAAAGCCGTTGGCAGGATCAGGCGGACAGG encodes:
- a CDS encoding 4-oxalocrotonate tautomerase; the protein is MPTIRVEMFEGRTPEQKKHLVRALTQAAVESLGLKPTAVDVILYEVKKSDWATGGELWSEKS